The DNA segment ACTCCTCTCCGTCGTCGAACTGTAGGTGACGTGGTGTCATTGTACGCTCATTCTTCAGTCCCGGTTACAGTATTCATGGACGTGTTCCATGAGATCGATGATTTCTGGGGGGTGTTCCACATCCTCTAACCTCCCCATCCTAAGCCCAATATTTGGCTTTGTCACACTGGGGCAGTCTTGGATATTGCGTGCGCAGCCACTTTGAATAACATCGACTATCTTTCCGCTCGGTTTCTCTGCATCGTCTACTGACTGAAAATGGATTTCCTCCCAGTCGTTGCCATCTGCACGCGGCCAGTGCTTTTCGGCGAGTTGGACTAAGTCGTTCTTCTTCCACGTGTCCTCAAGTTCTTTGTCGCCGACCCAGACGAGCTCTGGTTCTGAACCACCGACTTCGTACATATCCTCAAGCTGGTGTTCAAGCGTATCCTCTGAATAGGATCGCTCTTTTGCATCGGAATCAAGGATGACAAACGTTCGTGCTCGGCCGCTATCCTGGAGTCGTTTGAGAGTTTTAACGATATGACCACATCCCTGGCTATCCCAGATTTGGACTCCATCCTCGACGAGAGTACTGCCGGTGACTCGGTGGTATAGTTCTTCGATATATTTGTGTTCAGTTGCACCTTCTACGACAATCATCGCTCGTTCGAGATAGACCCAGCTAGCAGAGAGACCCAAACCAGCCATGATGTTGCCCATGAAATCCTCTGCTTCTGCTTCGTCTTTCGAAACTAACGGAGCTCTTTCGTCGTTCGCATCCACTTCTTCCGGGAGATAGACCACTTCGTGTAAGGGCGTACCATCGACCATAATCAGACTATGAGTCGAGACGAGACACTGGGAGAGATAACTATCTTCATCCGAGATGTCGCTCCGGAGAAGATTGATCAGCCTCCGTTGGACATCAAAGTGGAGTCGGTGATCAGGTTCATCCATCGTCCGGATGACGGACTCTTTTCCTTCATTTGCCTCCGCACTCCATTCAAGCATCGACAGGGCAGAACGGGCATTAGTCCCACCACCCAGTTCTTGAAGTGGTACCTGTTCGCCATCACGACGAAGCACGATATTGGAGAGATCTGCTCCGTTTACAAAACTCCACTCAGGGTTTACCGTGATCTGGTCTAGTCCAGGAAGGTATCGCTCCATCCTGTCGGAAAGGCTTTCGAGTCGTTCATTGAGAGCATCCGTCGCCTGTTCTTCAATTTCGACAAGCTCGTCCACTCCTCTTTTGTCACCGTTCTCATCCTCTGCATAGAGGAAAGATCTGGTTTCCTGACGGAGTAACTTTGCGAGTAAATTGATCGGGCTGTCGACATCCTCGGTATCGATTTGCTCACTGGCTGGAGCTAAACGACCGAATTCTCTAGTTCCGCAAGAGACCCAATCAAGACAGGTATCTTCAGGATCTTCGAGGATCTCAGCCTTCAATTCCTCGAACTGGTCTTCTCGTTTACTAGCGTTGCTCCCTGGCTCAATATCGTAATCATCCAGAATTTCCCGTTCCTCATCCGCTAAATAGTCCCATTCGTGGAGCCGCTCGTCTTCAGGAACCCGCTCTCTGAGATAGTGGTCTGGAGACTCCAAATAAACATCTTCTTCTGAACCCCCGGTTACATCCCATTTTATCTTCAGTCCTGCAGCATCGTCCTCCTCAAGATTGGTACGATCCGCCAGATCGTCGGGTGGGTTTTCGATGATCGCCTCAATTGAGGCGTCGGAGGCTCTTCCGGTATCTCGTGTCACATCCCGTCGGACCTGCTTAATGTCCAGTTTCGAATGATTACATACGGTCTGTAATGCCTCCAAGAGAGTGGTCTTTCCTGCATCATTAGGGCCCACTAAGAGTGTGAACGGGGTCAGCTGGAGTGTCAAGTCCTCAAATTTCCCGATGTTCTCCACCGAGAGTCGTGAGACGTGGGTCAGCCCGTCACTCACGACTCCGCCCTCTCAGTTCGAGTATCTTTGATACGGATTAAACTGATTCGCATTATTTGACCTGGTCGTAGCTATAGTTGTCTTTTATATTCCGATGGAAGTATTTTCCATGCGAAGATGCACTCATGAGTTCCTGATGGATTCCCTGGGGAACGTTGAAGTACTGGTAGACTCTCCCCCCGTTGAACTCGATCTCCAAAAGTTGAGTCGACTCGTCATATCCTACACTGCTGAGGTTGCTTGAGGAGACGGGGACACGCTTCATGATACATTATGTGCCAGAATAGTCATTTAGTTCTATTCATCAAACAACCGGTTCCCTATAATCTCAGTTGCTGGGTTAGGTGAGGCAGTAGGGAAGGCCGGTAATTTCGCCGGCGAACTTGATTTGGGGAGAATCAGCTCTGTTGAAATCCTTCGGCACTAGTAGAACCAACGTGCGAGATACGATTACGTACTGATCAACTGGTAGCTACGACTGCGCTGACAGTATGCAACAAAGCGAAGGGTGGAGCGTTATTCGCCACTCTGGACGGGTTTGAGCTTGGGGCGTTGGCTCTTGGAGACGATATCGCTCCAGCTGACCGACCCCTGCTCGGTGATGTTTTTTCTCATTCTCTTATTCTCTCTACCCTGTTGATTGACATCGCTGGCTCTTGAACGGGTTTTGTATGGGTATCTTCGAGGGCCTCCGATCTCTGGTTTCCGGAGAATCATCGAATAAGGATGGGAATGAGGAGGAGATGAAAGAACTGCTTGAGCAGATTGCTGATGATATGGATGTGGATGCTATGGCTGAGGCTGGATTCAATATGGATCCGATGCCGCGTGAGCTCTCCCGAGATGAGCACCGCGACATTATACACGAATTCTATGACGTTACACAGAGTCAGGCTGAGAAACTGATTGATGCGATAATTACTGGCCACCGGGAGGGTTGGGGATACGATAAAACGGCGCGTCACGTTGATCAGGAAGGACTGGATCTGCCTCGGGAACAGATCAAGACGATTATCTGGAATGAGGAAGCCGGGATTATGACTCGGTTTCACGTCCGCCAGGTTCAGGAGAGTGATGTCGTCTCTGGTGTGGAGTGGATGTTGCCTGGTGATGGAGGTGTTTCTCCAGTCTGTGAAGCCACAGCTGAAGAAATCGAGAAACAAGATGGAAGTATTTCAGTCGAAGAGCTACAGACGATCTTGTTCGCTAATGCTCAGAAGTTTGAAGATGGCACTCCTGAACGTGTGCAGCACTGGATTCCCCACGACCGCTGCCGATGCACCTTGCAGAAAACCATCGGTTGATTCTTTGGAATACTGGTTGTGAGACGGGACCTCAAGTAGGAGATTTGGTCGTGCTTCTTGTCCTAATCACGGCAACTGCCTATCGGGCACCTGACTAAGATTTTCCGTCCTGAGCAGGCCCCGACTTGTCTGATAAGTCGTTACTGCTGAGATCACTTCGGTTCGCGCCTGCTCACACGAATGCGCTGTTCACTAAGCATGCTCAATCTAATGGCTGACTAAGCGGAAAGGGTATCGCAAAAATAGGAGTTCAACAGAGCCGTATACAACGGAATTCTGGTCGGAGAGATCGATAACCGACCTTCCAGGCAACCACTGCTCACCCGTCGCGTGCATACGAAAGAGTGTATCGTTGAATCTGTACGAAGTGGCTCCTCAGTTGCTGTGTTGGGTGAGGCAGTATTGTAGCCCTGTGACTTCGACGGCTTCGACGTCGGGGGCTTTGATGGCGGCTTGGCCTTTCCCGTATTTTTGGAGGTCTTGTTCGTAGCCGTGGGGGATGGAGGGGACTTTGGTGATGACTTCTTCGCGGAGGCCGAGGAAGATGTTGGTGTTGGTTTGTTTGAGGATGTCGCCGTCGATGTCTTCGGGGTTTTGGGTGATCATGAAGAGGCCGAGTTTGTCTTTGCGGCCTTGTTTGACGGCGTCACGGGCACGGTTGACGATGTACTGTTCGCGGAGGGTGCTTGGGTCGGAGACGTAGTTGTGGGCTTCGTCGACGGCGACAAGGAGTGGGGTGTCTTTGACGTTGGGGTCGACGTTGTAGTCGTCGATTTTGTTGTCGATGATGTAGGAGAGGATGGAGAGGATGGTGAGTTCTTCTTTTGCGCCGTGGAGGTGGCTGGTTGGGATGACGGTGACTTGGCCTTCGCGGAACACGGCGTTTGACACGTCGGGGAGGGGGTTAGTGCCGTGGTCGAAGACGTCGCGGTAGGCGGCGTCGGTGACGCGACGCATAATTGCGCCCCATGTACCGTCCTCGATGTTGTATCGCTGGCGGAGCGGGCTTTCTGCGTCTTCGTTGGTGCGAAGGTACTGGAGGAACCCGTCGTACGTCGGCGTGTCAGTGTCGGAGAAGTACGCGTCGATGCAGTTTTCGAGGGCACCGCGTGTGACTTCCGTCGGAGAGTACGGCATGAGGAGCTGCGGGCGGTGCTCGACGAGCGAGAAGGGGATCGTGAGGCTTCGACTCTCACCGGTACTCGGGGCGTTGGTGTTCCCGATGTCCGGGATGAATGTCTCGAAGTTGTCGATGCCGCCGACTTCGATGCCTTGCCGTTCGAGCCGTTGAATGAGTTCGTCCTCGTTGCGGAGTTCGGGGTTGTCGTTCCGCATTTCGGAGTATTCGTTTTCGGGGTCGAGGATGACGAGGTTGAGGCGGCTGTGTTCAGTGTCGCCGGTCTGGTGGTTCTCTATCGGGTATCGCTTATCGGTGGCGAACTGGCGGAGCAGGTTCTTCGTGAAGTGTGTTTTCCCTTTCCCGGTTGAGCCGGCGACGAGGGTGTGCCGGAAGATCGCGGGTTCACCGGATTCGATTTCATTGGTTACGGGGTCGATGCCGGGGTTGTTGATGAAGTAGGGGAGTGGGTCGCCGTCGACGGTCATTCGGTCGCCGCCGACAGAGAGGTATCCGGCGAACACGCCGTCGTGCGGGATGTTGAGGCCGGTTCGGAGGTATTCTTCGTCGAGGGAGAGTGCGACGGGCGTATTGGGTTTCGGGATTTTGTTGACGATGCTACGTTCGAGGTCATCGTCAGTGGCGGAGATGATGGCGATTGGTTCGAGTTCGGCGACGAGGACGAATTCTGTCTCGTCGAGGGTGTGGGCTGCCGTAATCCGGTTGTGGGTGTCGGATTTGTCGTCGAGTTCGGTGTAGGGTTCGTATCGGAGTCCGTCGACGATGGCGAAGAGTTCGTCGGGTTGCTCGGTCGGGTCTGGTTCGGGGTATGGAATTTGGACGTAGTCGCCGACGCAGACGTCGTCACGGCAGTTGGTTTTCACGAACGCATTGACTTTGTAGTCGCTGCGGGTGACGTGGATTTCTTCGCTGGCGACGATGTGGCCGAGCTCATCTTCGTCGGAATCGGTCAGCGCGTTCGGGACGGATGTCTCGGGGACGTTCGCTTCGGATTCGACGTCAGCACTACCATCCGTGGCCTGTTTGGTCATGGCGGTGGATTCGGTTTCAGTTGATTCGTCGTCTGCGCCGGGGTCGTTTTCGAGGAGATCGTCTAGGTCGTCGCTCATTGTTGGAATTGGGTTTCTGGTGGTTGTTCGATGTCGTTCCAGCGGCCGTCCCAGTTGTAGTCGTGGGCGTAGTCGGCGGTCGTGAGGAAGTCGCGTATCGTGTCGCGGTTCTCGGGGCTCACTCGGGCGATGCGGTCGGCGCGCTTGACGGCACGCGGCACGTCTTGCGTCTGTGCAATCTCTTTCAGTACCTTGTACTGGAGTTCGTCGCGTGTCGCCGCGTCGGCGATCATGAGCTGCGGCGTTTCGACGCGGAGGACACCGCCGGTCTTCGGGAGTCGGACGTAGAAGAACGCGCGGCGGTAGTCTTCCGGTGCGCCGTGCGAGAGCTCGCTGCTGTAGGGCTCTAGGAGTTCGAACGCCTCGCCGTTGACCGGGGCTTGTTCGTGGACGAACCAGGACGTGTACGTGAGGTGTTCGAGGCTCTCGTCGCGGAGTACCTCTGCGATGAACTGGTGGTCGCGCGTCCACGGCACGTCTGGGGCTGTCCCGCGCTCACCCGTGATATCGTTCGCCCCGAGTTTCTCGTCGAGGGCGTCGAGGAGTTGGCTGATGGTGGAGGTCTTGACGACGCCGACAACGGGGAATCCCTGCTCGTACTGGGTGTCGATCACGTCGATGTAGTTGCGGACGATCTCGTCGGGTTTCTCCCACGTTCCAACGGGTGTCGTCCGGCCGACTTTGTCGAGAAGAACCCAGTAGAGCACGCCGAGCGGGTAGACCGCGCCGTCGATGAACAACACGCCATCGAACGCATCCACGTTTGCAGCTGCGTGCGAGCTTTCGGCGAGGCCTTGTGCGGCCGTGGCGACGGACTTCGAGAGCGTCGCCGAGCGTTGGGTCGATGGGAACTGGACGACTTCACCGGCGACGTGGTCCGTTTCGAACTGCTGGGGGTGGAGCGTGCTCTCGCTGTCGGCGAGATAGACGACGGTTTCGATGGTGCCCGTGTCCTCGATACGTTTGTCCGTGTTCGCGCCGGCGACGCCGATCTTGGCGTACGCCGTGTCCACGATGAGTCCATTGTTGAACTCTAAGGGCCGGGTGGTGCTCGCGTCGAGCCCGTACGTTGGACTGCCCCACGGGTCACCAGTCCACGTCCCAAGTTCGTCGATCCGTGTCTTCCGGTATGACGGGTCATCGAGCGCGCTCACGCGGCCGCCGTCGAGTGCGAGGTGAGCGAACAGCTCGCGCGCGTACTCGGATTGTGACGTGACGTCGCGCGGAATGTTCGTGTCGACGTGGTCGAACATCTCGCGGACGATGCCGAGCGCGTCCGCGTCCATTCAGTCGTCCCCCGCAGTCCGCATCGTGATCTGACTCGTGTTCGACGCCTCGTCGATGGTGATGTAGCACTCGTGGTCAGCGCCGTGGATGAGGCTCTCGTCGTGTGAAACGACGATGATCTGCGGGACGTTCCACTCCTGGATCGTCGTCAGCATCTGTTCGAGCTGGCCCACGTGGCCTTCATCGAGGAATGTCGTGGGCTCGTCGAGGATGAACGGCGGGAGCTGGCCTTGGTTGCCGCCGTTGAGTTCGGCGATGAGCTTGTAGATGCCGGCGCGAAGCGCGAGATTCACGATGGCGCGCTCGCCGCCGCTGGCGTTGCTCGGATCCTCGGTCGTTCCGTCGTCGCGCAGCAGGCGGATGTCGTACTCGTAGCTCCCGCTGCGGTCGTTGTACGCTTCCTCGATGAGGACCTGCTGGTAG comes from the Haloferax sp. Atlit-12N genome and includes:
- a CDS encoding AAA family ATPase; this encodes MSDGLTHVSRLSVENIGKFEDLTLQLTPFTLLVGPNDAGKTTLLEALQTVCNHSKLDIKQVRRDVTRDTGRASDASIEAIIENPPDDLADRTNLEEDDAAGLKIKWDVTGGSEEDVYLESPDHYLRERVPEDERLHEWDYLADEEREILDDYDIEPGSNASKREDQFEELKAEILEDPEDTCLDWVSCGTREFGRLAPASEQIDTEDVDSPINLLAKLLRQETRSFLYAEDENGDKRGVDELVEIEEQATDALNERLESLSDRMERYLPGLDQITVNPEWSFVNGADLSNIVLRRDGEQVPLQELGGGTNARSALSMLEWSAEANEGKESVIRTMDEPDHRLHFDVQRRLINLLRSDISDEDSYLSQCLVSTHSLIMVDGTPLHEVVYLPEEVDANDERAPLVSKDEAEAEDFMGNIMAGLGLSASWVYLERAMIVVEGATEHKYIEELYHRVTGSTLVEDGVQIWDSQGCGHIVKTLKRLQDSGRARTFVILDSDAKERSYSEDTLEHQLEDMYEVGGSEPELVWVGDKELEDTWKKNDLVQLAEKHWPRADGNDWEEIHFQSVDDAEKPSGKIVDVIQSGCARNIQDCPSVTKPNIGLRMGRLEDVEHPPEIIDLMEHVHEYCNRD
- a CDS encoding ATP-binding protein yields the protein MSDDLDDLLENDPGADDESTETESTAMTKQATDGSADVESEANVPETSVPNALTDSDEDELGHIVASEEIHVTRSDYKVNAFVKTNCRDDVCVGDYVQIPYPEPDPTEQPDELFAIVDGLRYEPYTELDDKSDTHNRITAAHTLDETEFVLVAELEPIAIISATDDDLERSIVNKIPKPNTPVALSLDEEYLRTGLNIPHDGVFAGYLSVGGDRMTVDGDPLPYFINNPGIDPVTNEIESGEPAIFRHTLVAGSTGKGKTHFTKNLLRQFATDKRYPIENHQTGDTEHSRLNLVILDPENEYSEMRNDNPELRNEDELIQRLERQGIEVGGIDNFETFIPDIGNTNAPSTGESRSLTIPFSLVEHRPQLLMPYSPTEVTRGALENCIDAYFSDTDTPTYDGFLQYLRTNEDAESPLRQRYNIEDGTWGAIMRRVTDAAYRDVFDHGTNPLPDVSNAVFREGQVTVIPTSHLHGAKEELTILSILSYIIDNKIDDYNVDPNVKDTPLLVAVDEAHNYVSDPSTLREQYIVNRARDAVKQGRKDKLGLFMITQNPEDIDGDILKQTNTNIFLGLREEVITKVPSIPHGYEQDLQKYGKGQAAIKAPDVEAVEVTGLQYCLTQHSN
- a CDS encoding KTSC domain-containing protein, translating into MKRVPVSSSNLSSVGYDESTQLLEIEFNGGRVYQYFNVPQGIHQELMSASSHGKYFHRNIKDNYSYDQVK
- a CDS encoding DNA double-strand break repair nuclease NurA — encoded protein: MDADALGIVREMFDHVDTNIPRDVTSQSEYARELFAHLALDGGRVSALDDPSYRKTRIDELGTWTGDPWGSPTYGLDASTTRPLEFNNGLIVDTAYAKIGVAGANTDKRIEDTGTIETVVYLADSESTLHPQQFETDHVAGEVVQFPSTQRSATLSKSVATAAQGLAESSHAAANVDAFDGVLFIDGAVYPLGVLYWVLLDKVGRTTPVGTWEKPDEIVRNYIDVIDTQYEQGFPVVGVVKTSTISQLLDALDEKLGANDITGERGTAPDVPWTRDHQFIAEVLRDESLEHLTYTSWFVHEQAPVNGEAFELLEPYSSELSHGAPEDYRRAFFYVRLPKTGGVLRVETPQLMIADAATRDELQYKVLKEIAQTQDVPRAVKRADRIARVSPENRDTIRDFLTTADYAHDYNWDGRWNDIEQPPETQFQQ